CCAGCCAGGAATCGGGCACGGTCGTGGAGTATTTCGAACAGTTCGACGGCTTGCTGGCGGCGCTCGATGCGCATTTGTCCGGCCGTTCGGATGCAACAGTATTAATCAAGGGCTCCCGCTTCATGAAAATGGAACGGGCCGTGCAGCATTTGATTGGTTCAAACAACAATAACAAGGAAGCTCACTAATCATGCTGCTCTGGCTCGCTCATTATTTCCAGGACGACATTGGCCCATTGCGGGTCTTTAACTTCATCACGTTCCGCGCCGTCTTCGCCACTCTGACGGCGATTTTGATTGGCCTGTGCGCCGGTCCCGCCGTGATCCGCATGCTCACGCGCATGAAGGTCGGCCAGGCCGTGCGCACGGACGGCCCGCAGACGCACTTGAAAAAACACGGCACCCCGACCATGGGCGGAGTGCTGATCCTGATCGCCATCGGCATTTCCACCCTGCTGTGGGCCGACCTGTCGAACCGCTTCATCTGGCCGGTCCTGATCGTCACCCTGGGCTTTGGCGCCGTCGGCTGGGCCGATGACTACCGCAAGGTGGTGCACCAGGACCCGGAAGGCATGCGTTCGCGCGAAAAATACTTCTGGCAGTCGCTGATCGGCATCGTCGCCGCCTTTTACCTGGCGTTTTCGGTTTCCGTGTCGGAACCCGACGCGGGCCACGTGTGGAATCTGATCTACGCCTGGGTGCAGTCCGGCTTCGCCATGGACCTGCCGCCGAAAGCCGACCTGATCGTGCCCTTCTTTAAAACCATCAGCTATCCGCTGGGCGTGTGGGGCTTCATCGCGCTGACCTATTGCGTCATCGTCGGCACCAGCAACGCCGTCAATTTCACCGACGGCCTCGATGGCCTGGCCATCATGCCGACCGTGATGGTGGGCACGGCCCTGGGCCTGTTCGCCTACCTGACGGGTAACGCCACGTATGCGCGCTACCTGTTCATTCCGCACATTCCGGGCGCCGGCGAACTGGTGATCTTCTGCGGCGCGCTGGCCGGTTCCGGCCTGGCCTTCCTCTGGTATAACACGCATCCCGCGAAAGTGTTCATGGGCGACGTGGGCGCGCTGGCACTGGGCGGCGCACTGGGCACCGTGGCCGTCATCGTGCGCCAGGAAATCGTCCTGTTCATCATGGGCGGCATCTTCGTCGTCGAAACGCTGTCCGTGATCATCCAGGTCGTCTGGTTCAAGTACACCAAGAAGCGCTATGGCGCCGGCCGCCGCGTCTTCCTGATGGCGCCCTTGCATCACCATTTTGAACAAAAAGGCTGGAAAGAGACGCAGGTTGTCGTGCGTTTCTGGATCATCACCATGATGCTGGTGCTGCTCGGCCTGACCACCTTGAAGCTGCGCTGATGATGTACGACGCTAAAACCGCACTGGTACTGGGCCTCGGGGAGTCAGGCCTGGCCATGGCCCTGTGGCTGGCCCGCAGCGGTGCGACCGTGCGGGTCGCCGACACGCGCGAGGCGCCCGAGCGCCTGGCCGCGCTGCAGGCTGCCGTGCCGCAGGCGCAGTTCATCGCCGGCGCCTTCACGGCCGAATTGCTCGATGGCGTAGACTTCGTCGCCGTCAGCCCTGGCCTGGCGCCGGGCCGCGAACTGGCGCACATCGCTCCGGCCGCAGTTGAAAAAAATATCCCCGTGTGGGGCGAGATCGAACTATTCGCCCAAGCGCTGGCCGCGCTCAAGGCGGAACGCGGCTATGCGCCGAAAGTCATCGCCATCACGGGCACGAATGGCAAGACGACGGTGACCAGCCTGGTGGGCCTGCTGTGCGAGCGCGCGGGATTGCTCACGCGCGTGGCCGGCAATATCAGCCCGGCGGCGCTCGACGTGCTGCGCGAAGTGCTCGATGCCGAACCTGTGCCCGTCGCCGTTGAAGAAGAGGACGAAGCCGCGCAAGCCGTCGCCAGCACCCTGCCGCAGGCGTGGATTTTGGAGTTGTCCAGCTTCCAGCTGCACACGACGTTCAGCCTGCAGGCCGATGCGGCCACGGTCTTGAACCTGTCGCAAGACCACCTGGACTGGCATGGCGACATGGCCTCCTATGGTGCCGACAAGGCGCGCATCTTCGGCGAGCAGACCGTGCGCATTTTGAACCGCGACGATGCGGCCGTCATGCACATGGCCGATCCGCTGGCCGAAACCATCACTTTCGGCACGGGCGAACCGGTGGAAGTGGACAGCTTTGGCCTGGTCAACGAGCGCGGCATCTTCTGGCTGGCGCAAGCCGTGCCCAGCGAAGAAGTGATCGAGAAAAAACGCAGGAAGAACGATCCGGCGCCGGAACCGGTGCCGACGATGGCGAAAAAACTGATGCCGGCCGACGCGCTGAAAATCCGCGGCCAGCACAATGCCTCGAACGCGCTGGCGGCGCTGGCCCTGTGCCGCGCCATCGGCCTGCCATTCGCGCCGCTGCTGCATGGCTTGCGCGAATACCAGGGCGAACCGCACCGCGTGGAACTGATCACGGCCGTGGGTGACGTCGAATACTACGACGACAGCAAGGGCACGAACGTGGGTGCGACGGTAGCCGCCCTGTTTGGACTGGGCAAGGCGTTTGGCGGCGCGGAACAGCGTCTGGTGCTGATCGCCGGCGGCGACGGCAAGGGGCAGGATTTCTCGCCTCTGGCTGAACCGGTCTCGCGCTATGTGCGCGCCGTGGTGCTGATCGGGCGCGATGCGCCTGCGCTGCGCGCTGCTCTGGAGCCGGCGGGCGTGGACATCGTCGATTGCAGCACCTTGCCGGAAGCCGTCAAGCGCGCCAGCGGCCTGGCGCTGGCCGGCGATGCCGTGCTGCTGTCGCCCGCCTGCGCCAGCCTGGACATGTTCAAGAACTATGCGCACCGCGCGCAGGTATTTGTCGACGCCGTGCGCGACATCGCGCTGGAAAACGGACAGGATATCTGATGGCCTTCCAACTGCCCTTCAGCTTTGGTTCCGGCTCGGCTGCCAAGCCGCTGGATAGCCGCGCGCGGCAATCGAAGATGATGGACTATGACAAGCCGCTGGTGTGGGTGGTCCTGCTGCTCATGTTGCTGGGCATGGTGATGGTGTATTCGGCGTCGATTTCGCTGTCGGACGCGCGCAAGTTCGCCGCCTACACGAACAATTACTTTGTCGTGCGCCAGGCGCTGTTCATCGGCGTGTCGGTGATTGCCGGCGCGCTGGTGTTCCGCATCCCCGTCGCCACCTGGCAAAAGATGGCGCCGTGGCTGTTCATCGGCACCCTGGTGCTGCTGGTGATGGTCTTGATACCGGGCCTGGGCGTGTCGGTCAACGGTGGCCGCCGCTGGCTGAACCTGCCGGGCCTGCGGCCGCAGCCGTCCGAGCTGATGAAGGTGGTGATGGTGCTGTACGCTGCCGACTACACCGTGCGCAAGCAGGAATACATGCACAAGCTGACCAAGGGCTTCATGCCGATGGCGCTGGCTGTGAGCTTCGTCGGCCTGCTGCTGCTGATGGAGCCCGACCTGGGCGCTTTCGGCGTGATCGTCTGCATCGCCATGGGCATTCTGTTTTTGGGCGGCGTCAACGCCATCTGGTTCGGCGGCATCGGCGCCATGCTGACGGCGATCTTCGTCACCATCATCGCCTTGTCGAAATTCCGCCGCGAGCGGTTTTTTGCGTATCTCGATCCGTGGCAGGAAGACAATGCGCTGAACAAAGCCTACCAGCTGACGCATTCCTTGATCGCCTTCGGGCGCGGCGAACTGTTTGGCGTGGGCCTGGGCGGTAGCGTGGAAAAGCTGCATTACCTGCCCGAAGCGCATACGGACTTCTTGCTGGCCGTGATCGGCGAGGAACTGGGCCTGGTCGGCGTGCTGGTCGTGATCGGCATGTTCTACTGGATTATCAAGCGGGCGTTCGACATCGGCCGCCAGGCGATCGCCATCGACCAGACCTTTGCGGGCCTGACGGCGAAGGGCATCGCCATCTGGATCGGCGTGCAGACCTTCATCAACATGGGCGTGAACCTGGGCCTGCTGCCGACCAAGGGGCTGACCTTGCCCTTGATGAGTTATGGCGGCACGGGCGTACTGATTAACTGTATCGGCCTGGCGATCCTGCTGCGCATCGACTACGAAAACCGGATCCTGATGCGCGGGGGCCGGCTATGAACAACGTGACGAACTTGAAAACGACAAAAAGACTGATGATCATGGCGGCCGGCACCGGCGGCCATATTTTCCCGGGCCTGGCGATTGCGCAGACGATGCGCGCGCGCGGCTGGGAAGTGAGCTGGCTGGGCACGACCCATGGCATGGAGCAGGACCTGGTGCCGAAGAGTGGCATTCCGATGGACGCCATCGCGTTCTCCGGCATGCGCGGCAAGGGCCTGGCGCACACGCTCAAGGGCGGCTTCAAGATGCTGGCCAGTTTTTTTGCCATCCGCCGTTTCATCGCCAGCCGCAAGCCTGACGTGGTGATGGGCATGGGCGGCTACGTCACCGTGCCGGGCGGCCTGATGGCGCGCCTGAAGGGCGTGCCGCTGGTGCTGGTCAATGCCGACGCGGCGCTGCTGTTGTCGAACAAGACGCTGGTGCCGCTGGCACAGCAGGTGTGCTTCGGCTTTCCCGCCGATTTCGGCAGCGCCGCCGGCAAGGCCGTCGTCACGGGCAATCCCGTGCGCGCCGAGATCCTCGCCATGGCGCCGCCGGCGTCCCGCTTTGCGGGCCGCAGCGGGCCGCTGCGCATCCTGGTGGTGGGCGGCAGCCTGGGCGCGAAAGCGCTGAATGACAATCTGCCTGCCGCGCTGGCGCTGATGCCGGAGGGCGAACGTCCGCTGGTGACGCACCAGTCGGGCAAGAAGAATATCGACGCCCTGCATGCCGCATATGCGCAGGCGGGCGTGCAAGCCAATGTGGTCGACTTCATCGACGACATGGCCAAAGCGTACACCGAGGCCGACCTGGTGATTTGCCGCGCAGGCGCGATCACCCTGTCGGAATTGACGGCGGCCGGCGTGGCCAGCGTGCTCGTGCCGCTGGTGGCGTCGAC
Above is a genomic segment from Janthinobacterium sp. 64 containing:
- the murD gene encoding UDP-N-acetylmuramoyl-L-alanine--D-glutamate ligase, with the translated sequence MMYDAKTALVLGLGESGLAMALWLARSGATVRVADTREAPERLAALQAAVPQAQFIAGAFTAELLDGVDFVAVSPGLAPGRELAHIAPAAVEKNIPVWGEIELFAQALAALKAERGYAPKVIAITGTNGKTTVTSLVGLLCERAGLLTRVAGNISPAALDVLREVLDAEPVPVAVEEEDEAAQAVASTLPQAWILELSSFQLHTTFSLQADAATVLNLSQDHLDWHGDMASYGADKARIFGEQTVRILNRDDAAVMHMADPLAETITFGTGEPVEVDSFGLVNERGIFWLAQAVPSEEVIEKKRRKNDPAPEPVPTMAKKLMPADALKIRGQHNASNALAALALCRAIGLPFAPLLHGLREYQGEPHRVELITAVGDVEYYDDSKGTNVGATVAALFGLGKAFGGAEQRLVLIAGGDGKGQDFSPLAEPVSRYVRAVVLIGRDAPALRAALEPAGVDIVDCSTLPEAVKRASGLALAGDAVLLSPACASLDMFKNYAHRAQVFVDAVRDIALENGQDI
- the murG gene encoding undecaprenyldiphospho-muramoylpentapeptide beta-N-acetylglucosaminyltransferase translates to MNNVTNLKTTKRLMIMAAGTGGHIFPGLAIAQTMRARGWEVSWLGTTHGMEQDLVPKSGIPMDAIAFSGMRGKGLAHTLKGGFKMLASFFAIRRFIASRKPDVVMGMGGYVTVPGGLMARLKGVPLVLVNADAALLLSNKTLVPLAQQVCFGFPADFGSAAGKAVVTGNPVRAEILAMAPPASRFAGRSGPLRILVVGGSLGAKALNDNLPAALALMPEGERPLVTHQSGKKNIDALHAAYAQAGVQANVVDFIDDMAKAYTEADLVICRAGAITLSELTAAGVASVLVPLVASTTSHQRDNAQWMAKQGAAIHLPQTEMSAASLSTLLASLTRDTCQHMAQAALAAGKRDANEAIAHVLEKLA
- the ftsW gene encoding putative lipid II flippase FtsW; this encodes MAFQLPFSFGSGSAAKPLDSRARQSKMMDYDKPLVWVVLLLMLLGMVMVYSASISLSDARKFAAYTNNYFVVRQALFIGVSVIAGALVFRIPVATWQKMAPWLFIGTLVLLVMVLIPGLGVSVNGGRRWLNLPGLRPQPSELMKVVMVLYAADYTVRKQEYMHKLTKGFMPMALAVSFVGLLLLMEPDLGAFGVIVCIAMGILFLGGVNAIWFGGIGAMLTAIFVTIIALSKFRRERFFAYLDPWQEDNALNKAYQLTHSLIAFGRGELFGVGLGGSVEKLHYLPEAHTDFLLAVIGEELGLVGVLVVIGMFYWIIKRAFDIGRQAIAIDQTFAGLTAKGIAIWIGVQTFINMGVNLGLLPTKGLTLPLMSYGGTGVLINCIGLAILLRIDYENRILMRGGRL
- the mraY gene encoding phospho-N-acetylmuramoyl-pentapeptide-transferase, whose translation is MLLWLAHYFQDDIGPLRVFNFITFRAVFATLTAILIGLCAGPAVIRMLTRMKVGQAVRTDGPQTHLKKHGTPTMGGVLILIAIGISTLLWADLSNRFIWPVLIVTLGFGAVGWADDYRKVVHQDPEGMRSREKYFWQSLIGIVAAFYLAFSVSVSEPDAGHVWNLIYAWVQSGFAMDLPPKADLIVPFFKTISYPLGVWGFIALTYCVIVGTSNAVNFTDGLDGLAIMPTVMVGTALGLFAYLTGNATYARYLFIPHIPGAGELVIFCGALAGSGLAFLWYNTHPAKVFMGDVGALALGGALGTVAVIVRQEIVLFIMGGIFVVETLSVIIQVVWFKYTKKRYGAGRRVFLMAPLHHHFEQKGWKETQVVVRFWIITMMLVLLGLTTLKLR